Below is a genomic region from Fusarium oxysporum Fo47 chromosome VIII, complete sequence.
CGGCAGTTCATAACTGCTTAATCACGAACAGGGACATTCTTGTCCAACCCGACTCATGAGTCTTATTCGTGGCTGCTGTTCTACAATATTTAACCATGGCTTCTGTTAACCAACGAAAAACTCTGGATGATGAACGACAGCGCGTGGGAGAGCTGGTGCAACCACCCAGAGAGGTTTCACACGTGAGTGGAAGCACGACGCGATACAAGCTTTTGTTCCCTACGATACTCTCTCAGCATGTGTggttattattaataacaAGGTACCGATCAATGGTTGATCGTGTATCGACTGCTAACCGTAATCAGCAGCCTCCCGGCCAGCGACACCTTGGTACGTTCCCTGTTCCCGTACTAATAGTCAGGGCCCAAAAAGAGGGCCACCCCGTGGCATGGATAGCGCCACGATCCAGGAACCGACTTGTGATGGAGTCGACATGATTTTTGACGACAGGGGAAAAGCCCAATTACACTTGAAGATCAGACAAGAAGACCCGCTTGAGCAAAGTCTTAGCAACGGCTAGTTTCGTCTCGGCAGCGCCACTTAGACCTGGGGGGCTTAAGCCTTTAATCATCACGACCCTGTTCCCTACCGTTCCGTGGCATGCGAGACTGGAGACTCATTGTCGGTACCTGGCAGGCCTGGTTGACATGGCTCCGTCATTCTGTGCTCAGACTCGTCCTTGCATCAACATGAGCGATTTCATACGAAAAAGAAAGTACCATTTGGGTTTGACTTGGTCCGGATGAATGGTGATAATAATATATCGGACACAATCAACCGGTCTTGCAAGCCATGTCTTTGACTCGAGATTCTCCGTGTCCAAGCGAAATAACTTGACAACAGATTGTGACTGTGGCTTGACCGGGGCCCTATGAGTAAGGGTCAGACAACGTCCGCCGTCACCTCgattgagttgatgatgccgatgatCTTGTGCTGGTTGGTTCGCAGCGTGTTATTCTGTGCAACAGCGAATTCCACAACTCCACGTGGGCGCTGGAAAATGCAATGAATTTATGGACAGAAAAATGCTGTGGTTCGGTTGGTTGAGCGCCCGAGATTGCGCGTCGGTTTACTAATAATTCTTGGTATTAAATGTCTCACGCGCAAATCTCTACTGAACTGATTCTTAGTGTGCTTTCACACATGGTTTTCTCGTGTTGTGGTTGTGATATGCAGAGATCAGTTTAATTTAGGGTTGGCCTGGTCTGTTAAACTCCGTTCTCATCTCGGGCTGTCAACTTCAAATGATCCTTGGTCACGGGCTCCTTCGATGATCTACAGATGACTCCGAGATCCTTCCTTGATGCTTATTGTCATCCTGGATAAGCTTGGCTAAGGATGTTGACGTTCGTCTTTAAAAGAGGCAATCATCATCTTGTTTATCTCTATAGCACCTCTCTCGCCTGAGCGTCCTGGCTATCCACCCCGTTAACAACTGACATATATGCATAAgatcgccatcttcaattTAACTTAGAGGCCATTTGACTCTAATCTATCTTACTCCTGTCTTTCAATGTTACCGTCGTATTTCCCACTTCGTCCCATGTCGGCCTACTTCTCGGCTGTTGGTCTTGCTCTATCCCCACAAACCGTCGGCGCGTGGTGCTCTATACCTATACATAGAATAGGCGCCAACAAAGTTATCTAGAGTTGCATCTGTGCTGTCCATATCCGTATTCTGCTATTGCATGATAGACGGAGATTGGTTCCGTGAACCTTCTTTCCGCCCTGTTGTGAAATACTCAGCCACTTTGCATAACAATCTGTTCAACTCCGTCCACCGTCTGCGGATAGAATCGATAGACTGACTGAAATTCTCCTAGCATTCACCTGAAGCAGCCAGCATCATTAGTTTCTTCTGGCTTCATCAAAGCAGAGGCCGATCATGGGCTATTTCCAGCTCCAGAAATACGAAATAGTGGTCCAGGGTCTCACCAGATTGGGATGTCCGTGGCCTAATCTGGCCGCAATTTAACAAGCCCCTCTGCATCTCAAATGAGCAGCTGCCAATTTGGTGGTCGCGTTGTTTGACGCGATCTCAACTTCAGTGATTCGATTCTCTCTCCCGAGTATCCGCTCCGTTTGTTTCTaccgcttcttcttggccagctCAGGCAAGGTTTGGCTTGATTCATCGTGATGGTTTCGTTGCCAAGAGACTTTACGTGCTCACTTAATCTCTATCCATCTCCTTATGGACCCGGATGACCAAAACTGATTCAGACGTTTCCCAGGTTGTGGAAACTGCATCGTCTCATTACAATTTCTCCTACCAGATCGCCCGTGTAAGCGGCTTTCACCTACAGGCctccaccatcaccaccaccgtcCAGGTTGCTTTCGCCCTACCGCTCTTGAATACGGGTCCAAGCAAGCGCGTTGTCTTGTGGGTATTGGCGGACGTCTCCCCGCCTGACCTGATGTTTATAGCCCATGTCAGTCAGTAGCTGACTCTGCCTGAAACGAAACGAGTGTCCCTTCGAGAAACATTTGAGAGACAGCCAACTCGGTAGCGTAATTTGCATTTCCCAGCAAAGATCCATCCGGCTCTACCGTCCATCCTTAAGCAAAGGCTAATGATAGCAGTGCCTCCTGAGACGAGGCCGCCAGCGGCTCGCCTCGCTAGATTCGGTGAACTATCACTTCTTGAAACAGCTGAGTCAAATCCCCAGACTCGGTTGTTTCCTTTCAATTCCATCAAGGCAGAGAGCCTCAGCTCCTCGGTCTATCCTGGTTTCTTCAGCTCGTGACATGAACATGATCCATACTAACATGTCAAGGATGACGCTGGATGTCACTTCACGGCGGACATATACATGCCAAAGGCAAGCTGGGACATCCGATGTCACCATATTATAATTCGTCTTTATACTCTCTGTTGTGGCCCTTTGTTTGTCATTCGTCTTGGTGGGTTGGACTGCAAGGCTGATCACATCCAATCAAGAGGTTACGGCATAGCCTCTTCCTCCGGCCTAACGTGTCTCGTTTTTTATAAGCCGCTGGACATTACTGTGAGTATCTCCTCCAGCAGGTCACTGTGTGCATTCATACAGATGGCTGATACTTTTTGCATACCGATAACTGCCCTCGTCGTGATGGTCTCGGGTTAATCGAGCTAAGTATGCGAGTGGCTTTTATATTGGCGGTCCCTCCAATCTGCTAGAGACATCCAATAACCCGCGAACTAAGACATGCATAAGTCTATCCTTTGTTCTCCATCTAGGCTAGAATGGTTGGTCGATTGAGCCTCCAAGCCATGCATTTCGAGTATCTCTGTCACATTTGTAAACAGGGCTTTGCGTATTTGAAGGAGTGATCGAAAGCAAAACAAGCCACGAGGCAACTCTGGAATGTGACTT
It encodes:
- a CDS encoding uncharacterized protein (expressed protein), whose protein sequence is MPKASWDIRCHHIIIRLYTLCCGPLFVIRLGGLDCKADHIQSRGYGIASSSGLTCLVFYKPLDITVSISSSRSLCAFIQMADTFCIPITALVVMVSG